A stretch of Haloprofundus halophilus DNA encodes these proteins:
- a CDS encoding PAS domain S-box protein, whose amino-acid sequence MSGEGGSGRDESQTRVERCRKLRRYESVIETVGDGIYQLDLSGRFVDVNDVLLDVTGYSRAELVGEHVSVLLDDDDAARFASDILELLREPTESVRTREIPIRMRDGREIPVEIRFGLLTDEGEVTGTVGIARDITERREREGQLERERDLLENVLETCPVIVGVFDAESRDLVRANDAAAQVLDAHTNGSEVLEYTAGSIPVYDEEGEPVPREERPYAWALERGEPVYDWQAQMELPGGERRWYSINAMPLLDDGEVEQVVVVGDDITQLKRQTEWLRRERDELRSELDGLFTRVTDAFIGLDTDWQFTYVNETAEAVLERSADELVGANVWEELPETVGTAFETEYRRAMETQQSVSFDEYYPPLDTWFEVRAYPSETGLSVYFQNVTERKAREFELERYETIVETVDDGIYAVDSDARFVLVNDAFCETTGYDREKLLGAHATMVHDDAVTPQVGRMAEEVSEGSREEVIIELDLSTRDGEKVPVESRVAPLSMAESDGRCGVVRDITERIERERELESRVRQQQVVTDLGQRALAERDLDTLVETVVAAVADTLEMEYCELLELHPEGDELILCEGVGWHEGIVGTATVDAKENSQAGYTLCSNEPVVVEDLAAETRFSGRGLLLDHDVTSGMSVVVGPPDDPWGILGAHATERREFSQNDVNFLQSVANVLATAIERAEHERAMEESERRYRTLAEQFPNGGVALFDEELRYTLLEGAVFEEYDISSERLLGADVAELSSDVELGDDLRRYCRGALDGETTRSEFEWNGRVFQMWAVPIVGERDEPYAGMLVTQEITELRERERELEQQRERLVALNHLNRVAREVTEAVISQSTREEIERTVCEALTSTDSYLFAWVGEVDAETETVSLREEAGVDGYLDDVTLSVDPDDPRSRGPTSRAVQTQEIQVTQDIFSDPHYAHWRERATMYGYRSSAAIPIVYEGNLYGVLNVYAERALAFTEEESEVLEQLGEVVGHAITAIERKHALTSDQLTEIDLQIENVFDELDLQATATDEITLGQSVPIGGGEYLVYGTASADDLEVVREIVERVPHWIALRVLSEGFGRAKFEIRLSEPPVLSAIASLSGYVKHAKIEDDDYHMRIQLPVTADVREFVETVQEAYPAAVMRSQRQVTRTDDASNQAVSAFYEDLTERQRAVLESAYYAGFFEWPRESTGAEVAESLGVSAPTFSQHLRKAENKVFDALFAENRGV is encoded by the coding sequence ATGTCTGGAGAGGGTGGGAGCGGGAGAGACGAGTCACAAACACGCGTAGAGAGGTGCCGAAAGCTCCGGCGATACGAGTCGGTCATCGAGACGGTCGGCGACGGAATCTATCAGCTGGACCTCTCGGGACGCTTCGTCGACGTGAACGACGTCCTCCTCGACGTCACGGGGTACTCTCGCGCGGAACTCGTCGGTGAGCACGTCTCCGTACTGTTAGACGACGACGACGCCGCTCGGTTCGCCTCGGATATTCTCGAACTCCTCCGCGAACCGACCGAGAGCGTTCGAACCCGCGAGATACCGATTCGGATGCGCGACGGCCGCGAGATTCCGGTCGAAATCAGGTTCGGGCTGCTCACCGACGAGGGCGAAGTGACGGGGACGGTGGGAATCGCCCGCGACATCACCGAGCGCCGCGAACGCGAAGGACAGCTCGAGCGAGAGCGCGACCTGCTGGAGAACGTCCTCGAGACGTGTCCCGTCATCGTCGGCGTCTTCGACGCGGAGAGCCGCGACCTCGTCCGCGCGAACGACGCCGCAGCGCAGGTGCTCGACGCCCACACGAACGGCTCGGAGGTGTTAGAGTACACGGCGGGCAGCATCCCGGTGTACGACGAGGAGGGCGAACCGGTTCCCCGCGAGGAGCGCCCGTACGCGTGGGCGCTGGAACGAGGCGAACCGGTGTACGATTGGCAGGCGCAGATGGAGCTCCCCGGCGGCGAGCGGCGCTGGTACTCCATCAACGCGATGCCGCTCCTCGACGACGGAGAGGTCGAGCAGGTCGTGGTCGTCGGCGACGACATCACGCAACTGAAGCGACAGACCGAGTGGCTGCGGCGCGAGCGCGACGAACTCCGGTCGGAGCTCGACGGACTGTTCACGCGGGTCACGGACGCGTTCATCGGTCTGGACACCGACTGGCAGTTCACGTACGTCAACGAGACGGCGGAGGCGGTTTTGGAGCGCTCGGCCGACGAACTCGTCGGCGCGAACGTCTGGGAGGAGCTCCCCGAAACGGTGGGGACGGCGTTCGAGACCGAGTACCGCCGAGCGATGGAGACGCAGCAATCCGTCTCGTTCGACGAGTACTACCCGCCGCTCGATACGTGGTTCGAGGTGCGAGCGTACCCCTCCGAGACGGGGCTGTCCGTGTACTTCCAGAACGTCACCGAACGCAAAGCGCGCGAGTTCGAACTCGAACGGTACGAGACCATCGTCGAGACGGTCGACGACGGCATCTACGCCGTCGACTCGGACGCACGTTTCGTTCTCGTGAACGACGCCTTCTGCGAGACGACCGGTTACGACCGCGAGAAACTGCTCGGTGCACACGCCACGATGGTCCACGACGACGCGGTCACACCGCAGGTCGGGCGGATGGCCGAGGAGGTGAGCGAGGGGAGCCGCGAGGAGGTAATCATCGAACTCGACCTCTCGACGAGAGACGGCGAGAAAGTGCCCGTGGAGAGTCGGGTCGCCCCGCTCTCGATGGCGGAGAGCGACGGCCGGTGCGGGGTCGTCCGGGACATCACCGAGCGAATCGAACGCGAGCGCGAACTCGAATCGCGGGTCCGCCAACAACAGGTCGTCACCGACCTCGGCCAGCGGGCGCTCGCCGAACGGGACCTCGACACGCTCGTGGAGACGGTCGTCGCCGCCGTCGCCGACACGCTCGAGATGGAGTACTGCGAGCTTCTAGAGCTTCACCCCGAAGGCGATGAGCTGATCCTCTGCGAGGGTGTCGGGTGGCACGAGGGAATCGTCGGCACCGCAACCGTCGACGCGAAGGAAAACTCTCAGGCGGGGTACACGCTGTGCTCGAACGAACCGGTCGTCGTCGAGGACCTCGCCGCCGAGACGCGGTTTTCGGGGCGGGGCCTGCTGCTCGACCACGACGTGACGAGCGGTATGAGCGTCGTCGTCGGCCCGCCCGACGACCCGTGGGGTATCCTCGGCGCGCACGCCACCGAGCGACGGGAGTTCTCACAGAACGACGTGAACTTTCTACAGAGCGTCGCGAACGTCCTCGCGACGGCCATCGAACGCGCCGAGCACGAGCGGGCGATGGAGGAGAGCGAGCGGCGCTACCGGACGCTCGCGGAACAGTTCCCCAACGGGGGCGTCGCACTCTTCGACGAGGAACTGCGGTACACGCTGCTCGAGGGAGCCGTCTTCGAGGAGTACGACATCTCGAGTGAGCGGCTGTTGGGGGCCGACGTCGCCGAACTCTCCTCGGACGTCGAACTGGGTGACGACCTTCGTCGATACTGTCGGGGCGCGCTCGACGGAGAGACGACTCGCTCGGAGTTCGAGTGGAACGGCCGGGTGTTTCAGATGTGGGCCGTGCCCATCGTCGGTGAACGTGACGAGCCGTACGCCGGCATGCTCGTGACACAGGAGATAACGGAACTGCGCGAGCGCGAGCGCGAACTCGAACAGCAGCGCGAACGGCTCGTCGCGCTGAACCACCTCAACCGAGTCGCCCGTGAGGTCACCGAAGCGGTCATCAGTCAATCCACGCGCGAGGAGATCGAACGCACAGTCTGTGAGGCGCTCACCTCCACGGATTCGTACCTCTTCGCGTGGGTCGGTGAGGTGGACGCCGAGACGGAGACGGTCTCCCTTCGCGAGGAAGCGGGCGTCGATGGCTACCTCGACGATGTAACTCTCTCCGTCGACCCCGACGACCCACGAAGTCGAGGACCGACGAGCCGGGCAGTGCAGACGCAGGAGATACAGGTCACACAGGATATCTTCTCGGATCCCCACTACGCGCACTGGCGCGAGCGGGCGACGATGTACGGCTACCGTTCCTCGGCTGCGATTCCTATCGTGTACGAAGGAAACCTCTACGGCGTTCTGAACGTGTACGCGGAGCGAGCGCTCGCGTTCACCGAGGAGGAAAGCGAAGTGCTGGAACAGCTCGGCGAGGTCGTCGGACACGCCATCACCGCCATAGAGCGCAAGCACGCGCTCACGAGCGACCAGCTCACCGAGATCGACCTCCAGATAGAGAACGTCTTCGACGAACTCGACCTGCAGGCCACCGCGACCGACGAGATTACGCTCGGCCAGTCGGTTCCCATCGGCGGTGGCGAGTACCTCGTCTACGGCACGGCGAGCGCGGACGACCTCGAAGTCGTGCGGGAGATCGTCGAGCGAGTACCGCACTGGATCGCCCTTCGCGTGCTCAGCGAGGGGTTCGGCCGGGCCAAGTTCGAGATCCGACTCTCCGAGCCGCCGGTGCTCTCGGCTATCGCGTCGCTGAGCGGCTACGTCAAGCACGCCAAAATCGAGGACGACGACTACCACATGCGCATCCAACTTCCGGTTACCGCGGACGTCCGCGAGTTCGTCGAGACCGTCCAGGAGGCGTACCCGGCCGCGGTGATGCGCTCGCAGCGTCAGGTCACGCGCACCGACGACGCCTCGAACCAAGCCGTGAGCGCGTTCTACGAGGACCTAACCGAGCGACAGCGTGCCGTCCTGGAGTCGGCGTACTACGCCGGGTTCTTCGAGTGGCCCCGCGAGAGCACCGGTGCGGAGGTCGCCGAGTCGCTGGGCGTCTCGGCACCGACGTTCTCCCAACACCTTCGGAAGGCGGAAAACAAGGTATTCGACGCCCTGTTCGCCGAGAACAGGGGTGTCTGA
- a CDS encoding acyl-CoA thioesterase, with protein MTDLMETYIENRHLIQPNDTNNYDMAHGGNVLKWMDTDGALAAMRFAGQTCVTARMEQVNFVQPIPRGDTALIQAYVYKAGETSIRVRIKAFRENPQTGETELTTESLFVYVAIDENHKPSPVPELTVESEEGERLREQALEAEAELANGR; from the coding sequence ATGACCGACTTGATGGAGACGTACATCGAGAACCGGCACCTCATCCAGCCGAACGACACGAACAACTACGACATGGCCCACGGGGGCAACGTCCTGAAGTGGATGGACACCGACGGCGCGCTGGCGGCGATGCGCTTCGCCGGACAGACCTGCGTGACCGCCCGGATGGAGCAGGTGAACTTCGTCCAACCCATCCCGCGCGGCGACACGGCGCTGATACAGGCGTACGTCTACAAAGCCGGCGAGACGAGCATCCGCGTTCGCATCAAGGCGTTCCGCGAGAACCCACAGACCGGCGAGACGGAACTGACCACCGAGTCGCTTTTCGTCTACGTCGCCATCGACGAGAATCACAAGCCGTCGCCGGTACCGGAACTGACCGTCGAGAGCGAGGAGGGTGAACGACTCCGCGAGCAGGCGTTGGAAGCGGAGGCGGAGTTGGCGAACGGGCGATAG
- a CDS encoding sugar O-acetyltransferase gives MTTEREKMLRGDPYDPFDPRLVEERSRARSLTRWYNDTEETETETRAALLAELFGTVGENAFVEPPFRCDYGSQIHVGDEFFANFGCVMLDVCEIRFGSHCLLGPGVHVYTATHPLDAETRREGVEFGDPVTVGDDVWVGGQAVLNPGVSVGDRAVVASGAVVTGDVPSDVVVGGNPARVLKELDDQ, from the coding sequence GTGACCACCGAGAGGGAGAAGATGCTCCGCGGCGACCCCTACGACCCGTTCGACCCGCGACTCGTCGAAGAACGGAGCCGAGCCCGGTCGCTCACCCGCTGGTACAACGACACCGAGGAGACCGAGACGGAGACCCGCGCGGCGCTACTGGCCGAACTGTTCGGCACCGTCGGCGAGAACGCCTTCGTCGAACCGCCGTTCCGCTGCGACTACGGCTCGCAGATTCACGTCGGCGACGAGTTCTTCGCCAACTTCGGCTGCGTGATGCTGGACGTCTGCGAGATACGGTTCGGGTCGCACTGCCTGCTCGGACCGGGCGTTCACGTGTACACGGCGACGCACCCGCTCGACGCCGAGACGCGGCGCGAGGGCGTCGAGTTCGGCGACCCCGTCACCGTCGGTGACGACGTGTGGGTCGGCGGGCAAGCGGTGCTCAACCCCGGCGTCTCGGTGGGCGACCGCGCCGTCGTCGCCTCCGGGGCGGTGGTGACGGGAGACGTCCCCTCGGACGTCGTCGTCGGGGGGAATCCGGCGCGGGTGCTGAAGGAACTGGACGACCAGTAA
- the ileS gene encoding isoleucine--tRNA ligase, whose product MEDVADQYAPEDVESSARAHWDDTDAYEATKEAHADDPAFFFVDGPPYTSGQMHLGTAWNKTLKDAIIRRKRMEGHRVTDRPGYDMHGLPIEVKVEQELGFESKRDIEEYGMEAFIEECKQFAERNRENMDEDFQSIGVWMDWENPYKTLSPEYMEAGWWAFKQVHENGLLSQGKRSVNQCPRCETAIADNEVEYHEIESPSIYVKFPLKGREGNLVIWTTTPWTIPANTFVAVDGEMTYLGVRAERAGESEVLYLAEPVVEEALKEGRYEDYEVVDEVTGEEMVGWEYDHPLADEVPGHADFEGAGEVYTADYVEADRTGLVHSAPGHGQEDFERGQELGLDVFSPVRGNGDFTEEAGKYEGTFVRDANDEIIEDLDSKGLLFASGTHRHRYGQCWRCDTDIIFLATDQWFITITDVKDELLDNIEDSEWHPQWARDSRFRNFVEDAPDWNISRQRYWGIPLPIWVPQGNATPDPEDLIVVGTREELAERVDQDVNPDEVDLHRPSVDPLTITEDGTTYERVPDVFDVWIDSSVASWGTLDFPGNEADYEELWPADFIVEAHDQTRGWFWSQLGMGTAAVGEVPYKEVLMHGFANDKDGRKMSKSVGNIVTPEEAIERAGRDPLRAYLLSHDQQGVDLSFEWEGLGDVQSTLNILWNVFRFPLPYMRLDGYDPAEASLEDGELTVVDEWVLSRLQSVKSNVDEAWDEFRIDDALNEVLDFVVGDVSRFYVKAIRERMWEEEDSDSKRGAYATLSTVLLETVRLIAPFTPYLAEEMYQHLDGTETTVHMLSVPEVDDDLHRPKLEADMDVLRRVEEAAANARQQGGRKLRWPVQRVVIETSADEVADSVRSLESLLLERVNGRSLEVVDGFDELVERADPQMSVIGPAFGGEAQKIMGAVQGASRDELTREGTLVAEVDGETYELDEEMVEFHAEPPEYLSAAEFESGTVYVDTRLTDDIESEGYARDVVRRIQEMRKQLDLDVEENIRAYVDVADDRVAGFVDENREFIAEETRTSEFVGEDDEFDLREEWDVEGVDVTIGIARVAEQSASAQDD is encoded by the coding sequence ATGGAAGACGTCGCAGACCAGTACGCCCCGGAGGACGTGGAGTCCTCGGCGCGGGCGCACTGGGACGACACGGACGCCTACGAGGCGACGAAGGAGGCGCACGCCGACGACCCCGCTTTCTTCTTCGTCGACGGCCCGCCGTACACCTCGGGTCAGATGCACCTCGGAACGGCGTGGAACAAGACCCTGAAAGACGCCATCATCCGACGCAAGCGGATGGAGGGCCACCGCGTCACCGACCGACCGGGCTACGACATGCACGGCCTGCCCATCGAGGTGAAAGTCGAGCAGGAGCTCGGCTTCGAGTCCAAGCGCGACATCGAGGAGTACGGGATGGAGGCGTTCATCGAGGAGTGCAAGCAGTTCGCCGAGCGCAACAGGGAGAACATGGACGAGGACTTCCAGTCCATCGGCGTCTGGATGGACTGGGAGAACCCCTACAAGACGCTCTCGCCGGAGTACATGGAGGCCGGTTGGTGGGCGTTCAAGCAGGTCCACGAGAACGGCCTGCTCAGTCAGGGTAAGCGCTCGGTCAACCAGTGCCCGCGCTGCGAGACGGCCATCGCCGACAACGAGGTCGAGTACCACGAGATCGAGTCGCCCAGCATCTACGTCAAGTTCCCGCTGAAAGGGAGAGAGGGGAACCTCGTCATCTGGACGACGACGCCGTGGACCATCCCCGCGAACACGTTCGTCGCCGTCGACGGCGAGATGACCTACCTGGGCGTTCGCGCCGAGAGAGCGGGAGAAAGCGAGGTGCTCTACCTCGCCGAACCCGTCGTCGAGGAGGCCCTGAAGGAGGGTCGCTACGAGGACTACGAGGTCGTCGACGAAGTCACCGGAGAGGAGATGGTCGGCTGGGAGTACGACCACCCGCTCGCCGACGAGGTGCCCGGCCACGCCGACTTCGAGGGCGCGGGGGAGGTCTACACCGCCGACTACGTCGAAGCCGACCGGACGGGTCTCGTCCACTCCGCGCCCGGCCACGGGCAGGAGGACTTCGAGCGCGGTCAGGAACTCGGCCTCGACGTGTTCTCGCCGGTCCGCGGTAACGGCGACTTCACCGAGGAAGCGGGCAAGTACGAGGGGACGTTCGTCCGCGACGCCAACGACGAGATCATCGAGGACCTCGACTCGAAGGGCCTCCTGTTCGCCTCGGGCACCCACCGCCACCGCTACGGCCAGTGTTGGCGCTGCGACACGGACATCATCTTCCTCGCCACCGACCAGTGGTTCATCACTATCACCGACGTCAAAGACGAACTCCTCGACAACATCGAGGATTCGGAGTGGCATCCGCAGTGGGCGCGCGACAGTCGCTTCCGCAACTTCGTCGAGGACGCCCCCGACTGGAACATCTCGCGGCAGCGCTACTGGGGGATTCCCCTCCCAATCTGGGTGCCGCAGGGCAACGCGACGCCGGACCCCGAGGACCTCATCGTCGTCGGCACGCGCGAGGAACTCGCCGAACGCGTCGACCAGGACGTAAACCCCGACGAGGTCGACCTGCACCGACCCTCGGTGGACCCGCTGACCATCACCGAGGACGGGACGACGTACGAGCGCGTCCCCGACGTGTTCGACGTCTGGATAGACTCCTCGGTGGCTTCGTGGGGGACGCTCGACTTCCCCGGCAACGAGGCCGACTACGAGGAACTGTGGCCCGCCGACTTCATCGTCGAGGCGCACGACCAGACCCGCGGCTGGTTCTGGTCGCAGCTCGGCATGGGGACGGCCGCCGTCGGCGAAGTGCCGTACAAGGAGGTGCTGATGCACGGGTTCGCCAACGACAAGGATGGACGAAAGATGTCGAAGTCCGTCGGCAACATCGTCACGCCCGAGGAGGCCATCGAGCGCGCGGGCCGCGACCCGCTTCGCGCGTACCTGCTGAGCCACGACCAGCAGGGCGTCGACCTCTCGTTCGAGTGGGAGGGTCTCGGCGACGTGCAGTCGACGCTCAACATCCTCTGGAACGTGTTCCGCTTCCCGCTGCCGTACATGCGACTCGACGGTTACGACCCCGCCGAAGCGAGTCTCGAAGACGGTGAACTCACCGTCGTCGACGAGTGGGTGCTCTCGCGCCTGCAGTCGGTGAAATCGAACGTCGACGAGGCGTGGGACGAGTTCCGCATCGACGACGCGCTCAACGAGGTGCTCGACTTCGTCGTCGGCGACGTCTCGCGGTTCTACGTCAAGGCCATCCGCGAGCGGATGTGGGAGGAGGAGGACTCCGATTCGAAACGCGGCGCGTACGCCACGCTCTCGACGGTGTTGCTCGAAACTGTGCGCCTCATCGCGCCGTTCACACCGTACCTCGCCGAGGAGATGTACCAGCATCTCGACGGCACCGAAACCACGGTGCACATGCTCTCGGTCCCCGAGGTCGACGACGACCTCCACCGGCCGAAACTGGAGGCCGACATGGACGTGCTCCGACGCGTCGAGGAGGCGGCGGCGAACGCCCGCCAACAGGGCGGCCGCAAACTCCGTTGGCCCGTCCAGCGCGTCGTCATCGAGACGAGCGCCGACGAGGTGGCCGACTCGGTTCGCTCGCTCGAATCGCTGCTGCTCGAACGCGTCAACGGTCGGTCGCTCGAAGTCGTCGACGGCTTCGACGAACTGGTCGAGCGCGCCGACCCGCAGATGAGCGTCATCGGCCCCGCCTTCGGCGGCGAGGCCCAGAAAATCATGGGCGCGGTACAGGGCGCGTCTCGGGACGAACTCACGCGGGAGGGGACGCTCGTCGCGGAGGTCGACGGCGAGACGTACGAACTCGACGAGGAGATGGTCGAGTTCCACGCCGAACCGCCCGAGTACCTCTCGGCCGCCGAGTTCGAGAGCGGGACGGTGTACGTCGACACGCGCCTGACCGACGATATCGAGTCCGAGGGCTACGCCCGCGACGTGGTCCGCCGGATACAGGAGATGCGCAAACAACTCGACCTCGACGTCGAAGAGAACATCCGGGCGTACGTCGACGTCGCCGACGACCGGGTCGCCGGGTTCGTCGACGAGAACCGAGAGTTCATCGCCGAGGAGACCCGCACGAGCGAGTTCGTCGGCGAGGACGACGAGTTCGACCTCCGCGAGGAGTGGGACGTCGAGGGCGTCGACGTGACCATCGGCATCGCCCGCGTCGCCGAGCAGTCCGCGTCCGCGCAGGACGACTGA
- a CDS encoding SHOCT domain-containing protein, with protein MVGDPPEQSTLRQSHRLVEHYTPDGMLGRLLHASVTGALSGGAFLLAIFGLASFGFVWFITGVLAAVVGVVAALLTVLTLWPVYLSLIGNVDSPEKYGRTGSPSTPAAKRAADTDPSEILKRKYAAGELSDEEFERRLDTLLDADEVARRGSDGENAASKRTLRERN; from the coding sequence ATGGTTGGCGACCCGCCCGAACAGTCGACCCTCCGTCAGTCGCACCGCCTCGTCGAACACTACACGCCCGACGGGATGCTCGGCCGGCTCCTCCACGCATCGGTGACGGGCGCGCTCTCCGGCGGCGCGTTCCTGCTCGCGATCTTCGGACTGGCTTCCTTCGGCTTCGTCTGGTTCATCACGGGAGTGCTCGCGGCGGTCGTCGGCGTCGTCGCCGCGTTGCTGACGGTTCTGACGCTCTGGCCGGTGTACCTCTCGCTCATCGGCAACGTCGACTCGCCGGAGAAGTACGGTCGGACGGGCTCACCGTCGACGCCGGCCGCTAAGCGCGCCGCCGACACTGACCCGTCGGAGATTCTAAAACGCAAGTACGCGGCCGGAGAACTCTCCGACGAGGAGTTCGAGCGCCGGTTGGACACGTTGCTTGACGCCGACGAAGTCGCTCGCCGCGGAAGCGACGGCGAGAACGCGGCCTCGAAGCGCACGCTTCGAGAGCGGAACTGA
- a CDS encoding FAD-dependent oxidoreductase, translating into MTIQTEVLVIGGGATGVGIARDLAMRGVDVVVAERGGLASGTSGRSHGLLHSGARYAPDDELGAEECIRENRILRDIAGHCIRDTGGFFVQLPEDDPEFFEEKLAACEDIGIEAEVLGDEETRAEVPGLTPDAERVMKVPDGVVYPSRLVAANAASAAENGAEVLTHAPVTDVRVEDGRATGATLGGDVDETVDADYVINAAGTWAGECAELAGVEVAMRPTKGVMVSVDYPGLGPVLNRCRPPADGDIVVPHETQAVLGTTSIEVDDPDEFDEEHWEIRKMVEECSKMLPEAAKSEILRTWWGVRPLYAPDEAERETMDGGEGDARGISRGFFLLDHEREGVENFASIVGGKLTTYRMMAEATADHVCEALGVDEPCRTAEEELPGIDDERRLDEFVAEYDARSPSDEDVLTAD; encoded by the coding sequence ATGACTATCCAGACTGAAGTCCTCGTCATCGGCGGTGGAGCAACGGGTGTCGGAATCGCGCGCGACCTGGCGATGCGCGGCGTCGACGTCGTCGTCGCCGAACGCGGCGGCCTCGCCAGCGGGACCTCCGGACGGTCGCACGGCCTGCTGCACAGCGGCGCGCGGTACGCACCGGACGACGAACTCGGCGCGGAGGAGTGTATCCGCGAGAACCGAATCCTTCGGGATATCGCAGGGCACTGCATCCGCGACACGGGTGGGTTCTTCGTCCAACTACCCGAAGACGACCCCGAGTTCTTCGAGGAGAAACTGGCCGCCTGCGAGGATATCGGCATCGAGGCGGAGGTGCTCGGCGACGAGGAAACCCGAGCGGAGGTGCCGGGGCTCACACCCGACGCGGAGCGAGTGATGAAAGTCCCCGACGGCGTCGTCTACCCCTCGCGTCTCGTCGCCGCCAACGCGGCGAGCGCGGCCGAGAACGGCGCGGAGGTGCTGACGCACGCGCCGGTCACGGACGTCCGCGTCGAAGACGGACGGGCGACCGGTGCGACGCTCGGCGGTGACGTAGACGAGACGGTCGACGCCGACTACGTCATCAACGCCGCCGGCACGTGGGCCGGTGAGTGCGCGGAACTCGCGGGCGTCGAGGTGGCGATGCGACCGACCAAGGGCGTGATGGTCTCTGTCGACTATCCGGGTCTCGGCCCGGTGCTCAACCGCTGCCGCCCGCCCGCCGACGGCGACATCGTCGTCCCCCACGAGACGCAGGCGGTGTTGGGGACGACGAGCATCGAAGTCGACGACCCCGACGAGTTCGACGAGGAACACTGGGAGATACGGAAGATGGTCGAGGAGTGCTCGAAGATGCTCCCCGAAGCGGCGAAGAGCGAGATTCTCCGCACGTGGTGGGGCGTCCGCCCGCTGTACGCGCCCGACGAGGCCGAGCGCGAGACGATGGACGGCGGCGAGGGCGACGCCCGCGGCATCTCGCGCGGCTTCTTCCTGCTCGACCACGAGCGAGAGGGCGTCGAGAACTTCGCCAGCATCGTCGGCGGCAAACTGACGACGTACCGGATGATGGCGGAGGCGACAGCCGACCACGTCTGCGAGGCGCTCGGCGTCGACGAACCGTGTCGCACCGCCGAGGAAGAGTTACCCGGAATCGACGACGAACGGCGGTTAGACGAGTTCGTCGCCGAGTACGACGCGCGCTCGCCGTCGGACGAGGACGTGCTGACGGCGGACTGA
- a CDS encoding anaerobic glycerol-3-phosphate dehydrogenase subunit C codes for MSDAEHPADESNPNVAQDDFEPVQVFPEADEMDLRPGADNCYKCTTCDSACPVAEVDDEFPGPKFQGPEQWRLKRKSDEDIDASVMDCSNCMRCDDVCPSSVPLSQMHNTARGEFVDERMEKLSREYVRNRILANYRTMAELGSKVPRLTNFVMGLGVTKLFNEKVLGVTSEREFPEFATQTFREWWDERGGPQVRSEDKRVAYFHGCYSNYNTPEVGKALVRVFEEFGYEVVVPVQRCSGTPMFANGMLNDAKRAAGINVENFSGLIADGYDIVASCTSCSMSLKQEYPELFDLDGIEDVSAHTYEAMEYLRIHEDLEGALADSSVPEQSYAYHAPCHARNQGLDRQAVELFRELDGVEIEDVGPSCSGISGTYGWKEEKYEKSMKIGEEMFEHMHHAAGEVGMTECPTCSMQMEHGTGYEIRHPLQVLEEAMA; via the coding sequence ATGAGCGACGCAGAACACCCAGCAGACGAGAGCAACCCGAACGTAGCACAGGACGACTTCGAACCCGTACAGGTGTTTCCTGAAGCCGACGAAATGGACCTCAGACCGGGCGCGGACAACTGTTACAAGTGTACGACCTGCGACTCGGCGTGTCCGGTCGCCGAAGTCGACGACGAGTTCCCCGGTCCGAAGTTCCAGGGACCCGAGCAGTGGCGCCTCAAACGCAAGAGCGACGAGGACATCGACGCGTCGGTGATGGACTGCTCGAACTGCATGCGCTGCGACGACGTCTGTCCGTCGTCCGTCCCGCTGAGCCAGATGCACAACACCGCGCGAGGCGAGTTCGTCGACGAACGGATGGAGAAACTCTCCCGAGAGTACGTTCGTAACCGCATTCTCGCCAACTACCGGACGATGGCCGAACTCGGCAGCAAGGTTCCGCGACTGACCAACTTCGTGATGGGCCTCGGCGTCACCAAACTGTTCAACGAGAAGGTGTTGGGCGTCACGTCGGAGCGGGAGTTCCCCGAGTTCGCCACCCAAACGTTCAGAGAGTGGTGGGACGAGCGAGGAGGCCCGCAAGTTCGGTCGGAAGACAAGCGCGTGGCGTACTTCCACGGCTGTTACTCGAACTACAACACGCCCGAGGTCGGCAAGGCGCTGGTCCGCGTCTTCGAGGAGTTCGGATACGAGGTCGTCGTCCCCGTCCAGCGCTGTTCGGGGACGCCGATGTTCGCCAACGGGATGCTCAACGACGCGAAACGCGCCGCCGGCATCAACGTCGAGAACTTCTCTGGATTGATCGCCGACGGTTACGATATCGTCGCCTCGTGTACGTCCTGTTCGATGTCTCTGAAACAGGAGTACCCCGAACTGTTCGACTTGGACGGCATCGAGGACGTGTCGGCGCACACCTACGAGGCGATGGAGTACCTCCGCATCCACGAGGATTTAGAGGGTGCGCTCGCCGACTCGTCGGTCCCGGAGCAATCGTACGCGTATCACGCGCCGTGTCACGCCCGCAATCAGGGCCTCGACCGCCAAGCCGTCGAGTTGTTCCGCGAGTTGGACGGCGTCGAAATCGAGGACGTCGGGCCGTCGTGCTCGGGCATCTCCGGCACGTACGGCTGGAAAGAAGAGAAGTACGAGAAGTCGATGAAGATCGGCGAAGAGATGTTCGAGCACATGCACCACGCCGCCGGCGAGGTGGGCATGACCGAGTGTCCGACGTGTTCGATGCAGATGGAACACGGCACCGGCTACGAGATTCGACACCCCCTCCAGGTCCTCGAAGAGGCGATGGCGTAG